ATCGAAGACCGTAAAAAGTCAATCGCGCCTTATAttttgggaaggagggagtacaaagtAATACAAAAATTCCATGGAAATATGAATTTTTGAAACATATGCCTCTAATAAAAGTTGCCACGAAAAAATTCATTTCAAGAGTCAAGACACATGTTGcaacatatactccctccatccaaaaATAAGTGACTCAAGTTCGTACTAattttagtacaaagttgagtcacttattttgggacggagagaGTAGTTGCCATTGCAAAACTCATTTTCAAAATATATGCATTGTGATGAAAGTTCCCCGCAAGAATCATCTTCAGAAACCCATGTGATTTTTTCAATCGTAAAATTTTCAGATCGTTCGATCGAAACATTTGTGAGATTTGATGATCTGCGATGAAGTTGCCTAACAGAAAAATGGTATTCTTGACGGCAAGCGACTGGGCATGTCATATTTATGCCTAACAAATTGTGAGCCTCTTTTTCACAGGGACGGATCTGCTTGCTGCTCCTCACTAGCTGTCAATCTCAACCATATTCTGGGAAAAAACATTTTAATTAGTTCGCACGCTTTTTTGCGGGAAGCATGCAAACGAGTTAGGCATACGGGAGTCGGGAGACCTAAGCTACTCACTCTGAACCGCTGCGTGCTGCTCCTCGCTAGTTATCCCGTCACCTTAGCGGCCGTCAGGGCGACGTCCAGCTCCGTCACGACGTCCCCCCTGGGCTCCTGGCCCACGCCCGTATCCCATCCTTTCCGCCTCCTGTACGAAGCCGTATTTCCCTCCGTCCATAATTGCCTCCTCCACGTGACCTTGTACCATTGGTGCACAAACCAGGAGCATGCGAGCTCGTCCGCCGCATCGCTGCTCTGGTTCGCCTTTCACTgaaagacaagaagaagaaaagtgcagaggaagattttttttaaagaaaaataaagaaagtGCAGATGAAGAATTTTCATTTTTCTCTGTATGTGACAGTCGGCGCGACAGCTTCACTGACAAACTATACGAGCGGATAGTCATAAATAAAAGAGCTAGCGAACCAACCTGtagttggatggttagagggactcgCATTTATTCCATCAGGGgtcaaatcctggtgctcgcatttattcctggatttatttcaggatttccggctaTGCGCATTTAATGGGAGGAGACGTTTccatcgacgacgaggtgcctacggtGACTTTCTAAATTTCAAGACGATATGCCGGCTtagtctttcggaggtgctcatagggatagggTGTGCATGTGTGCATTCGTAGGGATGaatgtatgcgcgtgtatatgaacgcttgcgtctgtaccgtcTTAAAAAAAAGGCTCgatattttttattgttcccaAGTAAAAAAAAGATATTTTTGACTATCGGCAGATGATTCCCGACCAAACGAATTCTTCAGTGCGTACATACATGTATCGGCTGCCTTGCATTGAGAACCGATGGAACATTAAAATTGATTGCTATTCAGGCGATGGCGACGGCTCGGGAGGCCGGCAGCGGCGATGAAGGCAGACGCGAGCTGAAGTTTCTGTACCGGAAGGCCTCATCCTCCACGTCGACGTCACCGTTGTCGGTGGCGCCGTCGTCGAAGTTGAGCGCGTAGCTGAGCGGGTCGTACCGGAACTCCCCCGCGGCCGCCACGCGTCGCCTCCACCTGGTCCTGCCGCCGCCAGTGTGTGGCCTCTCCGCGTCGCTGCTCAGCGACGACGGTGAGccgaagcagccgcagacggtggtCTGCAGCTTGTGGCGCAGCGACGGTGGCAACGAGGACTCCATGGTAGTGTGGTTGAGCTGATTGATAGGAGCCGGAGACGTGGAAAGAAGAGATGTCTTGTGTGCGTGAGTAGTGAGGGAGTGAGGAGGCAAGGATTGGCAATGGCTGGCTGGGTGGAGAAGGAAGGCGGATGTGTGCGGGACTAAATAGGAAGACTGGAAAAAAGACAGATAGGTACAGAGAGGCGACGGCGTAAAGGACAAGAGAAAGCAAGCAAAGCTCGGGAGCCGTTGGGACGGGAGGGAGGAGGCCGATGGCAACGGCCGGTCGTTCGTGCAGGCTGTCACAGTGCCCAAAGACAGCTGGCCGTGATAATAACGGTAACAGTGGTAGCTTAGCTGCTTCAGTGCACTTACAGTTACAGGCTTTGATTGTTGCCTTTTCAAGTGTCAAACAGTTGGCACTTTTTTTCTCTTTTGAAATTGGAGATCAACATCTGATGCTCACGCGGACGTACCCTATGCCTCCATTCACGTACTACTACGTTCGCATCATACAGAAAAGAGCATGATAAAAAGCACTCACACGGCCGAATCGATGGATGTGAAGTGAACGCCGGCCGAATGGGATGCCAAACCTCTCGGCCGGGTGAAAGGTTTCGTATCGTACGGTCCGCGCTGACAGACGCAGCCTGCAGACGCGACCAAAAAAACACGCACGAGACATCCCGCGGGTATTCCATGCGCCCAATGCACATCTCGTACAGGTACAGTAGTGCAGTACTAGAGTAGGATGGAGCTAGCTTCGGGCTTGAGCACGCCAATGCTTCAGCTTGCATGGTGGCGCCATCCACTCATTTctgttgaaatatattgcccgcctttctccatcagttcggacttttggatgAGTTGACTGGAGCATGAATTCAATATGGTATCAGAGTCAAGAGGTCTTGAGTTTAAGACCCTGCCAACGCAGTATTAAATAAAACGATTCTGTTGCCTACATCGATCCCACGTCTAAGGACTAACATAGCCTAGACGTGAGGGGgagtgttgaaatatattgcccacctccctccatcagttcggacttttggatgAGTTGGCTGGAGCATGAATTCAATAATTTTGATCAGAGCGGACTCAACCGATCTCACCAGTCCGGCGATAGTGTTGTGCCCATTTAATCGATCACTCGATGCTCTTGCAAAGACGGAGCCTTGGAGAAGCCAAGCCCAGCCTTTTTGAAACACCCACCAGAATTTTTTTTCTAACCAAGCGCATTACATatataagagcatctacaactggCATTTCAAACCCCACTCAAACGTCCGGACGGACGGTCCGGTCACTCACCAGTAAAGAAAAAAACTTGATACACCCGGGTTGACCGGCACTCCTCATATCCAATCTAAATTTGGGGTGGATATGGGGCGGGCTGGGCCCGTCCGCAACGTCGGACTGACGACGGGACCCACATGTAATTGCTGCAGTTGCGTTTCCAAATGATCGAGGAGGTCCTGGCTAGGCGCCCGGATCACAAAGGAGTTGCCTTTGGATTCGCTGGAGCCGAAGGACAAGGAAGGGAGTAGCAGTCGATGCACATGGAGGGGACGAATCCgatggaggaggaggcggcgaagccgGAGAAGGAGCCACAAACGGCTGCGTGCTTCGCCATGCAagatgccatggaggagttcGAGCTCACCCAGGCGGCCGAGATGGCGGAGCTGGCCGCCACCCTGGAGTCCACCAAGATGAGGCCTATATGGAGTCCAGCTGACGATACAACCGGCAAGAATGGGCGGAGACCGACGCACTTTTCGCCAAACTGAAGGCAGAGGCCGTCTCGGAGGAGCTACAGGAGCCACGACAGTTGTGGCTGTCGCCCATGTATCCGGAGTCGTGCATGGAGATCGTGGACATCTCCAACAAGGAGTAGGGTATGGTAGGTTTTAGTTCATCTACGTAGTATGTAGATTTTTCTCTTTGGCAGGGTTTGTATGAATTTAATGTTTCAAGTATGAATTATTCAGATGTAGAGAATACAACCGGCAAGAATGGGCGGAGACCGACGCACTTTCCGCCAAACTGAAGGCAGAGGCCGTCTCGGAGGAGCTATAGGAGCCACAACAGTTGTGGCTGTCACCCATGTATCCGGAGTCATGCATGGAGATCGTGGACATCTCCAACAAGGAGTAGGGTATGGTAGGTTTTAGTTCATCTACGTAGTATGTAGATTTTTCCCTTTGGCAGGGTTTGTATGAATTTAATGTTTCAAGTATGAGTTATTTAGATGTAGAGAAGGAAATTTGAGGGTTGCCTGATAAGGACCAGAATTTTGATGTCCACATCTGTAGATGCTCTAAGTAAGGAGAGCCTGGACTTCAATTTTTATCATAACCTCTTTGACGGCCTGCGAGAATGTTCCAAGTGTTGTGTCCGAGTCATTGGTTTGTGAAGAGCAATCTGTACACGATCAAACTGTTGTAGCCCCTCAGCGAGTAACATAGTGCAAAGCATCAGGGGCGGTTTTAGGCAGATAAGAGCATCGACAACTGCAGTTATCAAATCTGGCCCCGCAAACGCCCGCAGATGCGTCGGACGCGTCCATTGGCACTCCTTAATTTGTGTCCTTCACATTCGTCTATCTCATATCCGATACCCTATATCCATACTAAGCATGCGACGTGAATTAAAAGTATGCGGATCATCGCACAGACTATGAAACGGACATATATAGATATAGCATATTTCGGTCACCAAAATATCACCAACGGATCTTCAAATAGTCAAAGTTCACATAATCCACATACATGACAGACAAGTTCTAACTAGAGTACTAAATAACTAGAAATTAAAGACGGGGAAGGCGGAGATTCATCACTTCCTCGCCGAGCCTATGCCCTTCCAGTTGGCGACGCAGTTGTAGGCGTCCGTGACAGGTTGTGGATCACTGGAGTCGAACCCGTGGTCGTCGTCATCATCGAAGAGGACGATGATCCGCTTCATCCGTCAGACGGCCCTGTCCTATTGCCGCTTGAGCTTGCCCACCCGGGCCGCCTCTGCCGCCGCCATGTGCTCCGACTTCCCAATGGCAAGCCGGAGCGCCTTTGCATTCTTCCTCCGTAGCCGGCGAGCATTCATCTCCGCTCGTCCTCGTTGGGCTCCGCCGGCAACCCGCGGCGGCGGCACACGGATAGGCCCCCCGCTTCCCTCTCCCTTGCTCGCGGCCTCTCAAGGCGGACGACGCGCGCCTCCGATACTGACGTGTGCGTCTGGGCCGGCGGAGCGGCCACTAGCACCCACCGCTGCCCTTGCGGAGCAGCGGCCAGCTTGGGAAGGCGACAACATGGGGGCGTCGTGGACTACACAGCCCTTGCGGAGCTGCACGTGGCCCGAGAGGGGTCAACACCGGCGTTCGCGCTGCACCGACGCGGGAGCAGGGATGGGACATATTCGGGGCAGCCCCCGTGTCCACCTTGGACCGCTCTAACACAATGCGGAGGGCCAGCTCTTCGTCGACGTCGTCGGAGCGGCTACCGGAGCTTGAcatccttgccggagtcgtcagATTTGATCCAAATCGAATTGGGAAGAAGAAGGGACGGAGCAAGAGAGGAGAGCGAAGTGTGCTAGGGTTCCTGCACTCGCCGAAGCCATCGACCGCTGTCCAAATTCAGTGCCGCCAAAGCGCACGCCAGAAGGGATGCCGAGCCTCCACCATTGCTAAATCCAAAAAACACCATCACCAATGAGGCTTTGTAAGTCGATGAACAGGCCCACTGCAAGCAGTGCGGCACATGTCGTTGTGGCACTTCGACCGGGGAACGTCCGGTGCTACCTTGGACCCAGATCCGTCGCATCCCATCGACGAGGTCGAAGTCAACTTGGGGTGAATACGAAACATGAGTGGAGGCCGAGGCCGGTCGTATAGTCTTGTTTGAATGCTACCGCGATTCGCCCCTGTTTTTTCTGAAAAAAAGGGAAGTGCAGAGGAAGATTTTTCTTAGTGCGAAAGCTCCACCGTGAGCCGCGACAAACTGCAC
This sequence is a window from Aegilops tauschii subsp. strangulata cultivar AL8/78 chromosome 7, Aet v6.0, whole genome shotgun sequence. Protein-coding genes within it:
- the LOC109763080 gene encoding uncharacterized protein, which translates into the protein MESSLPPSLRHKLQTTVCGCFGSPSSLSSDAERPHTGGGRTRWRRRVAAAGEFRYDPLSYALNFDDGATDNGDVDVEDEAFRYRNFSSRLPSSPLPASRAVAIA